In the Pirellulales bacterium genome, one interval contains:
- a CDS encoding YhcH/YjgK/YiaL family protein, translating into MILGRLEEAHEYSRLHGGFEAAFDILRSTPFQELPPGRHEVMGNDLFLMIDHSEQKGHDGAILEAHRKYIDVQFIVPRAGAIAEEFGWKPVAACTEATMPYDEEKDVGLFGDKPDLWFCLPPGNFVVFFPSDAHAPLAGQGKILKAIVKIALKW; encoded by the coding sequence ATGATCCTTGGCCGGCTGGAAGAGGCACATGAATATTCGCGATTGCACGGAGGCTTTGAGGCAGCGTTCGATATCTTACGCAGCACGCCGTTTCAAGAATTGCCTCCGGGGCGGCACGAGGTGATGGGGAACGATTTGTTCCTCATGATCGACCACAGCGAGCAAAAAGGCCACGACGGGGCAATTCTTGAAGCCCATCGAAAGTATATTGACGTACAATTTATCGTGCCCCGGGCCGGAGCGATTGCGGAAGAGTTTGGTTGGAAGCCGGTCGCGGCTTGTACCGAAGCGACGATGCCATACGACGAAGAGAAAGACGTCGGCCTGTTTGGCGATAAGCCCGACCTGTGGTTTTGCCTGCCGCCGGGTAATTTCGTGGTCTTCTTTCCCAGCGACGCCCACGCACCGCTGGCCGGACAGGGAAAGATACTCAAAGCGATCGTGAAAATTGCGTTAAAGTGGTAG